Genomic DNA from Tissierellales bacterium:
AAATTATTGGGGCTAGTGTAAATTTAAAAGGTTTACATATGGCTAGCGATACTCAATTTAACAAGAAATCTTTTACTACTGGTCATACGGGTTTTGGTATGCCCTTTGCTACCTGGCCTGATAGATCTGATGTACCTAGATCAGCAGCTAGACCATTAAGATATATTGATAGATACGTAACTGTAACTCAAGGATCTGTATTTTATATGACTGAATTATTGGCTCAAATTGAAGGACTAGAAAGAGGACCAGCTGGAAATACTTCTTTGGCAGCAGCTTTTTCTTTAGCCCAAGAGCTAGATGAAGATAAAATTATTGTTGTACAAGAAACAGAATATACTGGTGCAGGTAAGCATATTCAACCTCAGCTTACTTTTGCAAAAGAAAATGGTATAGAAATAAAAATAGGTAATCCAGAAGATGAAATACCAGGCAAAAACATTATATTACCTAAGGAACCTAAATATGTAAGAACCAAAGAAGTAGATTTAAATAGAATGAGAAGATCCTATATTAGAAATTGTATTAATAATTATAAGGTAGAAAAAATAAATAGTGAAGATATGGATTATTTAATTAATGAAACTAATTCTAATGGGGAATTTGTTAAAAGTATATTGGATGAATTTAAAGTAATTTATTAATGGAGGTGTAATAGTGAAAAGAAAAGATGATTATAAAGAAAGAAGAAAGCATTTAGCTGATTTAACAGAAGATGAATTAGAAAGAAGATTTTGGCAATTGGCCTATGAAATTGTTGATCCTTTAGTAGAGTTAGCTCATAAAAATACTTCACCCTCTATTGAAAGGTCAGTTCTTTTACGAATGGGTTTTTCTAGTATTGAGTCAAAGGCAATTGTAGATGGAGCTTTAGATAGAGGTCTTTTAGGAAAAGGCGCTGGTAATTTAGTTTATAGATTAGCACAGGAAAAGAATATGGAAATAAGAGAGGTTGGATTAAAATTATCTGAAGGTAAAATGTGGGATGATGTAACTCGTATATTTAAGGGAGGTGTAAATAGTGGAGCTTAAACCTAATGAAAAGCTAGATATAGAGAATGTTTTAAAGGATTTGGATAAGTATAGACCTAGAAGAAGAGGATGGACTTGGAGAGAAGAAGCAGATAAAAAGCAAAAAATAGGGGAATTTGAATATTATGATATGTCTAAACCTTTGAACAATAGCCAACCATTACCCGCTTCTAAATCTTTTGATTATATTGATCCTCAATCTAAAAATATTATTACTACAGAAATAGCATCTGGTAGATTTGAAGATGACATTCGTCGAATGAGAATGGCTGCTTGGCATGGTGCAGATCATCTAATGGTTATAAGGACTGCAGGTCAAAGTCATTTTGATGGCTTAATAGAAGGAACTCCACAAGGAGTAGGAGGAATACCTATAACCAGGAAACAAGTACGAGCACAAAGGAAAGCTCTTGATTTAATAGAAGATGAAGTAGATAGACCATTAAATTATCACTCCTATGTAAGTGGTGTAGCTGGGCCAGAAATTGCAGTTATGTTTGCTGAGGAAGGTGTAAATGGTGCTCATCAAGATCCCCAATATAATGTTTTATATAGAAATATTAATATGGTAAGGTCCTATGTAGACGCAGCCTGTGCTAAGAAGATAATGGCTTGGGCTGATATGGCACAGATTGACGGAGCACATAATGCTAATGCTACTGCTAGAGAAGCATGGAAGGTTATGCCTGAACTAATGGTGCAACATGCTATTAATTCTGCTTTTTCGGTTAGAGTAGGAATGAAACCAGAAAATATATGTTTATCTACAGTACCACCAACAGCACCACCAGCTCCATGTATGAGGTTAGACCTACCTTATGCTGTGGCACTAAGGGAGTTATTTAAAGATTTTAAAATGAGAGCACAAATGAATACTAAGTACATGGAGTCCTCTACAAGAGAGGCTACTGTAACTCATGTATTAAATTTATTAATTTCTCAATTAACTAGTGCAGATATACAATCTACAATTACACCAGATGAGGGTAGAAATGTGCCTTGGCATATTTATAATATAGAAGCTGTTGATACTGCGAAGCAGGCTTTTGCTGGTATGGATGGCCTAAATGAAATGTTAGAAATTAAAAGAGACGAAGGAGAACTTGCAGATAAAGTAAGAGAATTAAAAGAAAGAGCAATATTATTTATGGAAGAAATAATTGAAGTTGGAGGCTATTTTAAAGCTGTTGAAGAAGGTTTTTTTGTAGATTCTGGTAATTATCCTGAAAGAAATGAAGATGGAATATCAAGAGAAATTGATGGAGGTATAGGAGTAGGGACAGTTATTGAAAGAGAAGAAGATTATATGGCACCAGTTACAGCTCATTTTGGCTATAATAATATAGCTCAATATAGTGAAGAAGCTATAGACAATCCATCAAAATTAATAGGTGGCTCTACTTTTGAAGTTCCAGATAAAATAGTATATATTGATGAATTGGATGAAAATGATAATGTATATATTAGATTAGAAGAAACTAAGGATTTGAGAAATATATCTTTACTTAAACCAGAAATGGAATGGTTAGGAGACGGTATAGTACACATGACTATGTTTTTACCTGCTGAGGAAAGAGTTGCTGAGTTCGCTGCAATAGAAATTGGTAGAAGACTAAACCTTGAAGATGTGGAAGTAATACATAAAGAAATCATGCAAGCAGCAGAGGGTACAAGAGTTGAAATAAAAGGAAGAGTTCCTTTTACTATAGATATTGATGATTTAGTTATACCTCCAAAACCAGAGATAATGACTGATGATGAAATCAGGGAGGATATTGATAAATATCCAATGAAAGTTGTTGCAGCCACTGTTGGAGAAGATGAGCATTCTGTAGGATTAAGAGAAATTATAGATATAAAACATGGTGGAATAGAAAAGTTTGGTATAGGTTGTGAGTATCTAGGTACTTCTGTCTCTGTAGAAAAATTAGTTGATGCAGCTATAGAAATAAATGCAGATGCAATTTTAGCTTCTACTATTATTAGTCATGATGATATACATTATAAAAATATGAAAAAATTACATGAATTAGCTATAGAGAAAGGTATAAGAGATGATATTATTATAGCAGTTGGTGGAACTCAAGTTTCTAATGAACTAGCTATAAAGAATGGTGTAGATGCAGGTTTTGGTAGAGG
This window encodes:
- a CDS encoding ornithine aminomutase subunit alpha, with the protein product MKRKDDYKERRKHLADLTEDELERRFWQLAYEIVDPLVELAHKNTSPSIERSVLLRMGFSSIESKAIVDGALDRGLLGKGAGNLVYRLAQEKNMEIREVGLKLSEGKMWDDVTRIFKGGVNSGA
- the oraE gene encoding D-ornithine 4,5-aminomutase subunit OraE translates to MELKPNEKLDIENVLKDLDKYRPRRRGWTWREEADKKQKIGEFEYYDMSKPLNNSQPLPASKSFDYIDPQSKNIITTEIASGRFEDDIRRMRMAAWHGADHLMVIRTAGQSHFDGLIEGTPQGVGGIPITRKQVRAQRKALDLIEDEVDRPLNYHSYVSGVAGPEIAVMFAEEGVNGAHQDPQYNVLYRNINMVRSYVDAACAKKIMAWADMAQIDGAHNANATAREAWKVMPELMVQHAINSAFSVRVGMKPENICLSTVPPTAPPAPCMRLDLPYAVALRELFKDFKMRAQMNTKYMESSTREATVTHVLNLLISQLTSADIQSTITPDEGRNVPWHIYNIEAVDTAKQAFAGMDGLNEMLEIKRDEGELADKVRELKERAILFMEEIIEVGGYFKAVEEGFFVDSGNYPERNEDGISREIDGGIGVGTVIEREEDYMAPVTAHFGYNNIAQYSEEAIDNPSKLIGGSTFEVPDKIVYIDELDENDNVYIRLEETKDLRNISLLKPEMEWLGDGIVHMTMFLPAEERVAEFAAIEIGRRLNLEDVEVIHKEIMQAAEGTRVEIKGRVPFTIDIDDLVIPPKPEIMTDDEIREDIDKYPMKVVAATVGEDEHSVGLREIIDIKHGGIEKFGIGCEYLGTSVSVEKLVDAAIEINADAILASTIISHDDIHYKNMKKLHELAIEKGIRDDIIIAVGGTQVSNELAIKNGVDAGFGRGTNGSHVATFLVKKRREMKNES